The stretch of DNA TGCAAATACTTCACGTGCACAGACGCATATCAAGCAGTTATCTGCGTGGATTTACGCAGAACAGACGCGTCAAGCACCATGGCATCTTCATGTTGAAGACTATGCTCGGAAACCTGGATATCCTCATCAACCACATTTTTAGGGCACTCGTATATCCTGATGTATTCGATGCGGTCCTGTAGTAAGCCGGATAACACGAACAGGATTGACCCCACAAACTGTTTCGTGTACTGATCTCTCTAGCTGCATTTGGTGCAATGCAtatcttcttctccttcgcatcgaaaagagagacagacgcacTTTTCGAGTTCCTTTTTGTCGCCGTTTAGCCACGTTGACGTGCCCGGCTGGGGCAAGTTCCGAACTTTCATGTGCTGCAAAAACGGGTAGATGAGATACACCCACGACGCAGCGCCCGCGACGGCTACTGCGCCTACGCCGAGAACTCTCAACCTGGAAAGCACAGGCCGGAAGAAACCGACAAAAGGTTAGCAGGAAGACTCAAgcaaagacgcagaaagcaggaaacggggagagacaagagagtATAGACAGAACAAGGGGAAGAGTTCCGCCGGAAATCAAAGAGCCACACCAACAGGAATACATGACACCAACGAGGCGCATCAGAAGCACACGACAatgaaggaaagaaagggaacagtACAGTGAAGAAATTGATGATTGAATAAACAGAAACAAGGAGTGGAAGTAAACGGAGAATCCCACTGTTCCCGTAAAAGCAATACTacctgtcttcttcctcataTCACACACTATGAAACACGAATATCAGCTCCAGCAGCGTCGCTATTCCTATCTGGAAAACAGTTCCACTATGAGGCATATATGAgcacgaaggaaaaagacatTTTGTTCCTTTACCTCCATTTCTGAGCAGTTTCGTCGGTCGCTCCCCAGAAGACAACATTTCTGATCACTTGCTGGACACCCGCGGGGATAGCACTGAACATATCCGAACCCGCAGTAAGTTCCGACATGTTCTTGACAGCGAAGGGGTTTACAATTTTTTGTGAGTAAAGGATGACGTCAGCTGACACGCCGAAgacagccacacacacaacgcTAACAGAGATACTTCGTTGCGATGTTTCTGCAAGTTGGAGAATGTAAATTGCCCAGTTGCGTAAGTTGGTGCTCATGGCTTGACACACATCTCCAAGTAACATGAAGGACCACTACAGTGGTTACAAATAACTGTACACACGCAGTGGAGTGCAAGCATAGTACCGTtgtatatttacatatatatatatatatatatatttgtgcaTAACTATGTCTTCCTtccaacatatatatatatatatatataacatacataaatacatatcTATGCAGGTTTCTGTTACAATTCGTCAGGTGCATTCGTTCTCCGTTACCGGAGAGTACGACTGCAAATCTGTCTGTGCATACAAATGTGATCCGTGGCAAAAGCAGGTGTTTGATAGCGATGGTTCCAAATGAGCATTTATATGCACCTGTTTCCCCCTACAACAATTGGAACTGAGCCACATTTCTATTTTGGGGGGACGAGCAATGAAAACACGCAATTTCCTACGCAACCATacgctttccctctccagAGACCAGTTTCAAGAGAGCAACGGGAaacacggaaaaagaaaatgaAACTGCTTCCCGAAAAACCTTCCCGTTGCAGTGGCTATGCACCAAATAGAGGCAACAGCAAGCAGAGTGGAAATATGGACGAACGGAAATCCGTACCCATACGAACATACCACAAGTAAGAAAAGAACCCCAACAAAGCATCATTAAGATGCAGCTGACTTGAAAGCCTTTGGCCCAGAAGAAATGCAAGAGAAATCGCTCCTCACTTTTCAAGCCGGGCCGCTTTTTTGCTTAAAAATCGATCATGCGTTTCCCTAGCGGAGCGGAACTCTTTGATCcgcggcagagacaagcgagaaaaaTACCTTTCAAGTTCGTGTAGAGTTTGTAGTCTTTATCATAGGTGGGCGGAAGCTGATGCAATAAAGAAAACGAGCTGTCTCACGTCTGAGCCTCGTCTTTCGCTTAAAAACCGAACAGCGTCGCAATAAGAATAGCCAATAACGCACGATGCTGCTGTACATCGTTGGGGCGTCCcggacacacacgcgcagaCGAACAGTAGCCAATATGCTCCGAAGCTCTGAAGGTACGAAACGACAAAGTCTTCCCTACGTTTTAGCGGGTCCGGCACATCTAGCTACCTGAGACGGCGAATCGTGGACCCAGTCCCATCCCTTGGTTCCTTCTCCGCGCTTGCTCGAACGTTTAGGCTCTCGCCACCCAAGAGTCATTTCCCCTGCACGGTGGTTCGCTGTTCTGCATTGAGTGACACGAGCGTCCGTCGGAATCCGGTCACGTCACCAAGCCTTCTTTTGACGGGTTTCAGTGGATAATGTGCAAGTGTGTCTCGACCACGCAAACCCTAAGTAACGTACTGCTCCTCCACACACGATCAGCAGCCAAGAGATATGACCGCGGACGTTTACAGATGTAGCGGAGAACCCTGTTTCGGAGCGGGGGAAAGGCTGCTGCAAACTGTTTCTTAGGCAAGCCAGTTGAGAAACGCTCATCCGACCGGAAGGAAAAATCGTCATCATAAATGCAAAGACGTTAGAGGGAAAAAGCCGAACGTTGTCGAGGCGCCGCTGGTATACCTGTGCAAAGCAGGTTGGTTGGAGAGCAGGACGTTGTCCACTCGAATGTGAGAAGCCGACTCAGATCAACTAGTAGGTCCACGCTGCGTAAAAGCGTGGAATCCCTGAACGGCATGGATGTCTCTGAAGCAAAGTCAGCCAACGCAACGGCAATCAAGGAAGCTATGCTTGGACGGGCGCACAGATATATACGAACATGGCGCGTCTGTGGGACAAGAAACAGTACTTCGACCCTCCCATAGAACGGCAGCCAGTAAAGAGCCCTCTCTGGCACGTTTTTATCATTTTTGCACTGCCTTCCTGTAGTGTTTCAGTGCCCCGGACTATGATCTGTTCAGATGCATCTGGTTGTAATGGCACTTTCTGTCTTCTGATTGGAAGAGCCATCTGTTTCCCTTCATAAATGCGCAGCGCTCTCATGCAGGGAAAGAAGGTGCTTATTTGAAGTGAACGGTTTGGTAAACATGAGCAGGGCGTCCCGATATACTCACGTGTACCATACACTTTAAGGATAAACAAGTTAGGAGGGAAGACAATATGCCAGCATAAAACGCTTCTGAAGAGCCTTGGAAGTTCGGTGACTGAAATTTAATCTACCACATCTTCATTCCCCATCACTACGTGTGGGCGGATCTTCTAAACCAGGTTTCGTGGTCTGCTTTACCAGAATACGCCGCTGTTCGACGCTGCAAGGTAATGCCAGTTGTAGCAGCCTCGGGTGGGGTTCAGATGTCGATTGACGTTGCGCGCTTCTTCATCGTATGCGGAAACCAATATTCTTATCTGACGAAATATGGACTGCCCCCCCTTTTATCCATTCGACGCTAACGAGTGTTCGCTGCTCGTCTCGTTTGTGGGCACCTCGTCAGGGCCACTAGGAACAGAACATAACATTCGCCTCGGCCGTTCAACATCCTGTACGTCACGGGCGACGTGCCTTAAACAATGATGAGTCGCAATGCCTCGAAATGCACCTGCTTTTTTCACTACTTGCGGAGATAGCCTGTGGTGTAGCAGTTTAGCATGGTGGCCTAGCCTACGTAAGAGTACCATTCACCAACTTTCGAAAACACTTCCCTGCAGTAGGTTTCTTACTGTCTCGTCCGCGGTCTCGTGTATCTTGCTACGTATGCCCTGTAGTGGAAAGGAACAAGACTGCAGCGGCTGTAGCCAAGGAAGCAAGATGGCAGGTCGGTGATCGCACTTGTGGCTCCCGTTTCCGGGAGGATTACTGACCGACCAGAAGCACCGCAAACACGTTGACAGGAAAGTATCGCCCCTCGAGTCTCACCCCTCTCAGGACGGGGACTGAAGTCATCAGGCCCGCTTTTTCGTGTCGTTCGCGGTAATACATTGTTCCACATTGCATCTCATATTTATGGACACAGTGGTTCGCGCGTGCGAATGAACTATTGAAAGGCTTTTCGGTTCCACAAACGAGCCTAGAGGCACATCGGTGCATGACCGGTTGACCACTATGACGTAGATTCCTCATGACTCATCATGGCATTCTTCTTGAGTAGCTCCAACGGGCTATAGTGTCTAGGCGAAAGGCACGTTTCCAACCTTTGGCTAAACCGTCTATGTGTCGGAACCTCTCCAGAATGCATTGATCCTTCTATGCTGCTTCAGCCACATGGCATGATCAAAGGACAAAATCCTTTGGGCGGTTCCGCCCTAGCATTCATACACCCCCCTCTAAGCAGGATGAAGGCCGAGTAGCTAGCCGGGCACCGGCGCTCTCTTTGCTCGGACCACAgctcgagaaaaaggggactGAGAGAGTCTTGTGCTAGAGGGTCGATGCATGGCTGGCAGTTGTGCAAAGAAATGTCTTTGTCCCCGTGACATACGTTTCAGTTTTGGATGCAactgtcttttttctttgctttttgTGGGCGTGCGCGGCCCCTCCTCTCAATCTGGGCCCAGCGCCCCTGCCACGACTGTagtcgcttcctctcgacgCAAGAAGCACATATTTAGAAAACCGTGAGGATTTTTCCTTTGTGAAGCAGCTCTCCCTTGAtctttttgctttttccgCAATTTCTGTGTGAAACTTCTTGCTGCACGACGAAaaccgtttcttctcccgttgCATCAAGGAATACCGCAAAATCGACGGCTGGATCTGACTCCAACGTTCTCGCCGAACAATTATAGCAGAGTAAGAGACACCGATCCTTTTCCCGCGCCACAAAACACTCAATTTTTTGTCCGCACATACCgttctttccgttcctcactaccctctgtcttctttcctcgcatCGTCGCCTTGTCACCCAgccctgtcttcttcccaaAGGAGCAACCGGCAATGAACGAGTTCCTCCTAGTGGCTCTTGTCAATTGCACAGAGTACTGCTAAGAAGGATATGCTGCTACTCAAAAACAGTTTGTTCAGAGGCGAACACTCGTACGTGCTTTTCAAGTGTGTCAGCAGTGTTGAAAGCCAACGAAAAAGCTTCTTTcgcgtcctcctcgtcgctctctgccgcaTCTCCGCTACAACGTCCGTCCTGGCCAATTGGCCAAGGCACGGTTTTTAGAGTTCTTGAGGAAACACCACGTCTTCTTCTCAGGTCCGAATAAACTCATTCCGTGCCTTGCTGCGGCTTCTGTTTCTAGGGGGAAACGCTGATGTGGTTATAAACTCGATTGTATTGAGACTGCGTCGGTGTCGAAGATGATGAGCAACTTAGTTCGTCCTATCAAGCTCCAGGAGCAGCACCTCCGTCTCATTTAGTAAGCTTCAGCTTTGGGCTTTAAATACTCGCCTGCTTCCTACGAATTGCTGGTTTTagcctttttctctcacgGACAGGCGCAACTCAGGGTGGATTTCATCTTTCCGtggccgtctcgcctctctctacGGCGATCTCTAGcgttgtttcctctcttcgttccgtgcttcttctgttcatgttttctctccgagAAAcatctctgttttctttgtTGAGCAAGGATGGTCTTCCACCGTTCCGTTCTCCATCTGCATCTTTCTGTTCGCACGCCCATGTTCGTGTACGACATTGAcattttcttctgtcttttcaTCTCCGTTTTGCAGTGTCCATCTGTCTGCTGATCTCTGACTCGCCAACCAGTTtcacttctctcgctccgaAGCGAGTActcgtgtgttttttctctcgattGCCTTCCTGGGTTTTCCGTGTCCTTTGCTTGCTCGCAGTGACGATTTTCGTCTTCTTGACGAGAACCGAGACGGCTTCATCGACCAGATCCAGGTACGCGCGGCGTTGTTATTTTCTTTGTTATTGCCGACCCATGCTGATCTGTGTgttgtctccctctttgtcAGTTTCTCCTCACGCGTTTCCGGCTCTGTCTTCCCCCCGCGGGGTCTCCTGCAGTATGCTACGCTGGTGCGCGCTCTAGGTCAGACGGTGTCTGACAGGGAGATTGATCGCTCTTGGCAGAGTAAGGCGCACAAGAGAAAGCTTCCACCGTCGTGTGCCGCGAAGCCTCGGTGCATCCAAGCCAACAGAGTTTTATTGGAAAAAaatgcagaggaaacgcagaggaaaaagtgGTTCTCGGCGGATGCAAAAAAAAGGGGGAGGGAACAAGCATTCAGTCGAATTCCCGTGCGAGTCGGAAGCCATGTTTGCTGAGTTTGAGCCGAACGGACAGGACACACAAAAAGCAGCAAAAGAGAACacgacgagaaggggagaaatAGTATCAATCAATATGTGCTGTCGCCCAACCAAAAATTGCCACGggcttttttctgtcttcacACACAGTGAGACGCCGCTGAGGGGACGATTTCACGAGAACTGTCGCCTTTTCTATGCATAAATATCTTCACGTATCACGTAGACGCATTCGGCTAAAACAGACTCTCCGTGGCTGGCCGTCCTTTCTCGGCCCCTTTGCTTCTTGCTTTCCGTCCTCCTCAACTTTCCCCGATCTCACGCTGGCCTTTTCCCCATTGTGGTCCTGGGTCTGTTCCGCGATTCTGTTCTTTGCGTGCAGTTGCACTTGAAGAACAGCGCAAgcaaaacgaagaagcgaaggccgcacaggagaaaaaggaggcgcaggcgaagaaggaagccgcTCCAGGGACTCTAGGGCTGCCAAAAAAACAGCCACCGCCTAAACCGGTTGCCCCTCCTCAGAGTatgtcctttcttctctctggtttGCCTCTTTTCGTGCCGAGGTCATCCTTCTCGTTCATGGggctgtttcttctgttgcttctccggctctttttctctgtatACTTGCcggcgctttctcttttgtctttctttttgccCCTCTGAATGCATGTGTGTTGATGTGGCACGCACGCATGTTTATATCTACTCAGAAACATATTCCTGTCTATCTGTAGATATCATATAGACATGAGTATGCACACCTTTTTCCACCTGTCCAAGGCAAACtgaaccccccccccccccttccaGCCCCCGCTGTGCCTCTTGCCATGTCGCTCCCTTTATGTTCACccgtgtatgcatgtatgcatacatatgtgtTGACAAGTAATCGGTGCTTTTTCGCCAGTCCCGTTGTTTAGTTTTCTGTGTTCATGGACGGATGTCCAGAGCGTCGCGGAACGATTACCGGAGAGGACTCCGGTGCCATCGGCAGGGTTTCTTAATGCTTTTTAGCTCCGTGACACAAAGTCCCTCTCGCAatgcatatttatatatgtacacgCGTGTAAAGATCTGGGCGTACACTGTTGCGCATACCTGCTTTTTGTACTATCGTTTTTTTGTTCCAGACGAAGTGAATTTCCAAGTGTTTACAAAGGTGTTTGCGGAGAACTACATTCCGGTGATATCGGAGAAGACCCTTCGTCAAGCGTTTCAGCTGTTTGATCCGAAAAACACCGGAAAGCTCTCCTCTCAACAACTGCAAGACATCGTCATGAACAGGGGCGAGCCTCTGTCAAAAGCAGAGTTCGACGAGCTGGTTCTCCTAGCGGGGCTGGACGGCCAGAAAAGCTTCGATTATACGCAACTGGTCAAGCGGTAAGAAAAAGTGGGAAATAGATCTTGGAGGAAGACGTGAGCACAGGGACAGGAACAGCGTGGTTTGGAGATCGCgttcgctttttctgtgcgATTTTGTTTCCGGAGTCGTTATTCAAAGGATTTCGGGAACAATGTATAAGGCCAGGAAGCTTGCAGAGGCAGATATGTTTCGCCATCTTTCGTCCATTCCTAGTCGTCTCAATCGTATAGTCTGTTTTATCTGTTCTGTCGTCTCCATCTTCGACTGTTCGCCcccgtttttctgcctcatcccccttttttttctctgtgtgcttATGCGGGGCTTTGCTGGCTGCTCGATCAGGCTTCTCAAAGGCCCTGCCGGAATCGCAACAATCAATGCGACTCGATaagggaagacgacggcagATGTAGCTTGCTGTAATGGATAATTGAAAGtgcagagggaaaagcggaagagaggcgatgATGGACAGCAAAGGGGATGAACAGGTGACAAAATCGTGCAAGATCACCGTagaaaaaggaagcgcgCAACTCTTGTAATACTTGACATACGCACGTATAGAGGATTTTTCGATAACCTTCTGCACTCGAGGTGTCTAGGGAGCAAGGTCCCCTAGTATGTGATCAGAACCAGGCTGTCTTTCCCTGATGTTCCCTGCTTcactctctgttttcctcgtcACCGTCCacgttctcttttcctggtTCTCTATCCCgatcccttcctcttccccttctctgtacgatgtgtctcttctttttctcttgcctGTTGTTGGGTTTTTGTCAATATTGccggtttctgtttctctagCCTGTTTTCCTGCActgctttctccgtcttcgccctcgtgcGTCTCTGTAACCGTTTACCCTGTTAACTGAAGAGGAGCAATTGTCGCTGATACTACTCGCCCGTTAGCAACAACCCGACAACAATTCTTTCTTGCGGACAGGCGTGACCCGCGTCTCCCCTAAAAATAGGACCTTTGCCCTCGCGCAGGAAGCAACATAAATATCTGCGTGCTTCGACGTAGTGTAGTGCAAATCTCCATCATATTTGGAATTT from Neospora caninum Liverpool complete genome, chromosome XI encodes:
- a CDS encoding putative myosin regulatory light chain codes for the protein MMSNLVRPIKLQEQHLRLIYDDFRLLDENRDGFIDQIQYATLVRALGQTVSDREIDRSWQIALEEQRKQNEEAKAAQEKKEAQAKKEAAPGTLGLPKKQPPPKPVAPPQNEVNFQVFTKVFAENYIPVISEKTLRQAFQLFDPKNTGKLSSQQLQDIVMNRGEPLSKAEFDELVLLAGLDGQKSFDYTQLVKRLLKGPAGIATINATR